Proteins encoded together in one Nostoc sp. PCC 7524 window:
- the rtcA gene encoding RNA 3'-terminal phosphate cyclase: MAETIEIDGSYGEGGGQVLRTSLSLAAITGQPIRITGIRAGRRRPGLAAQHLTAVRAAARICHGQLSGDELGSTMLEFIPGGVVQSGTYSFDVSEVQQGGSAGAITLVLQTILLPLALVDGDSQVTLRGGTHVIFSPTMTYIEQVYLPMLKHMGIEAQVELGAWGWYPQGGGEVEMLVKGGCQLNGIDLLERGNLRQVRGLAVVTELPAHIPQRMANRAENWLRQAGLKASVQAFREKGVAPGAGIFLTAEYQHSLTGFGGFGRLRLSSEKVAEIACEQLLKFHQTGAPIDEHLADQLLLPAALATRESRYRVAQVSTHLTTNAAVIEKFGLAQITIDATAKIVVVSPLHRC; this comes from the coding sequence ATGGCTGAAACTATTGAAATTGACGGTTCCTACGGCGAGGGAGGCGGCCAAGTTCTCCGCACTTCCCTAAGTTTAGCTGCCATCACTGGTCAACCCATCCGCATTACGGGAATTCGCGCCGGACGCAGAAGGCCAGGATTAGCCGCACAACACTTAACAGCAGTTCGGGCGGCGGCGAGAATTTGTCATGGTCAACTGTCGGGTGATGAGTTGGGTTCAACGATGCTGGAATTTATCCCCGGTGGTGTTGTGCAATCAGGAACCTACAGTTTTGATGTCAGTGAAGTACAACAAGGTGGTTCGGCTGGGGCAATTACGTTAGTTTTACAGACAATTCTTTTACCTTTAGCCTTAGTAGATGGCGATTCGCAGGTAACTTTACGGGGTGGAACTCATGTGATTTTTAGCCCGACAATGACTTACATTGAGCAGGTATATCTACCGATGCTCAAACACATGGGAATTGAGGCACAAGTTGAGTTAGGTGCTTGGGGTTGGTATCCCCAAGGCGGGGGAGAGGTAGAAATGCTAGTGAAAGGGGGGTGTCAACTCAACGGGATTGATTTACTAGAACGGGGAAATTTACGACAAGTGCGAGGACTAGCAGTCGTAACGGAACTTCCTGCACACATTCCCCAACGGATGGCGAATCGGGCTGAGAATTGGTTACGCCAAGCCGGATTAAAAGCATCTGTGCAAGCTTTCCGAGAAAAGGGGGTAGCTCCGGGAGCCGGAATCTTTTTAACGGCTGAGTATCAGCATAGCTTGACTGGGTTTGGTGGCTTTGGGCGGTTGCGGTTGTCATCTGAAAAAGTCGCCGAAATTGCCTGTGAGCAATTATTGAAGTTTCACCAAACTGGCGCACCCATTGATGAACATTTAGCAGATCAGTTATTGTTACCTGCGGCTTTAGCCACACGGGAAAGTCGTTACCGAGTTGCTCAAGTGAGTACCCATTTAACAACTAATGCCGCAGTCATTGAAAAGTTTGGGTTAGCGCAGATTACAATTGATGCCACAGCAAAGATAGTCGTAGTTAGTCCATTGCATAGATGTTGA
- a CDS encoding glycosyltransferase — protein sequence MNKQRLRIAIITGSYAPFLSGISIGVHQRVRWLLQQGHEVFLLHPEVNELYPKEIFKRSIPGIEEVQSFSNFSSYAYPTQPLIFYKSLPVPLHYHYWNDTKLLMDFEPDIVVVEEAPAMIGYYSLFLQGYGRLIGSEYAKLTGTPTITLFHTDIVAYIRYYLGNLSFRLIRPIIPTLVKHFSEAYDVNYFSSQEQLAQYRKMKLQRGEYLPYQGVDCKKFHPKNICYDPIPHDHRPTLLFVGRISVEKNVRQLLKAYPLIAARIPDVHLVLVGSGPLYSEIQARAQKFGSGITMWGESHGTELLGWFARADIFVNPSVSENFCTTNNEALASGTPVVAALAPSTAEQVFPGYNGFLAEPNNPADFAQKVITILENPDLKAKMTQQARQSILKFDWSVCMEKFESQLYQHIKASKKLRVKVGV from the coding sequence ATGAATAAGCAACGTTTGCGTATTGCGATTATTACAGGATCATACGCGCCTTTTTTATCGGGAATTTCCATAGGGGTACACCAACGAGTTAGATGGTTGTTACAACAGGGTCATGAAGTCTTTCTGCTCCATCCTGAAGTTAATGAATTATATCCCAAAGAGATTTTTAAGCGTTCCATACCGGGTATTGAAGAAGTTCAGTCATTCTCGAATTTTTCTTCTTATGCTTATCCAACTCAACCACTAATTTTCTATAAGTCTCTTCCCGTACCATTGCACTATCACTATTGGAATGATACAAAGTTACTCATGGATTTTGAGCCTGATATTGTGGTGGTTGAAGAAGCACCAGCAATGATTGGTTATTATTCACTTTTTTTACAAGGTTATGGTCGTCTCATTGGTAGTGAATATGCAAAGCTAACTGGGACTCCGACGATAACTCTCTTCCATACAGATATCGTTGCCTATATTAGATATTACTTAGGCAATCTATCTTTCCGCTTGATTCGTCCTATTATTCCTACTCTGGTGAAGCATTTTAGTGAAGCTTATGATGTCAATTACTTTTCTTCTCAAGAACAGCTTGCTCAATACAGAAAGATGAAACTCCAGCGTGGAGAATATCTTCCTTATCAGGGGGTCGATTGTAAAAAATTTCATCCCAAAAACATTTGTTATGATCCGATTCCTCATGATCATCGACCAACCCTGTTATTTGTTGGGCGCATTAGTGTAGAAAAAAATGTCCGCCAACTTTTAAAAGCATATCCACTCATTGCAGCCAGAATCCCTGATGTTCATTTAGTCCTGGTTGGTAGTGGTCCCCTATACTCTGAAATCCAGGCACGCGCTCAAAAATTTGGTTCTGGTATTACTATGTGGGGTGAGTCTCACGGTACAGAACTGTTAGGTTGGTTTGCGCGTGCTGATATCTTTGTGAATCCCTCTGTGAGCGAAAACTTCTGCACTACAAATAACGAAGCACTGGCTTCTGGTACTCCTGTAGTTGCAGCACTGGCCCCATCAACCGCAGAACAAGTATTTCCCGGTTATAACGGTTTTTTAGCTGAACCTAACAACCCAGCAGATTTTGCTCAAAAGGTGATTACTATTCTGGAGAATCCTGACTTGAAAGCAAAGATGACTCAGCAAGCTCGTCAATCCATACTTAAGTTTGATTGGTCAGTATGTATGGAAAAGTTTGAATCCCAGCTCTACCAGCATATTAAAGCATCGAAAAAACTCAGGGTAAAAGTGGGGGTATAG
- a CDS encoding GMC oxidoreductase, with translation MSLDNNFLVRKWDICIVGTGAAGGILAHTLAINNLSVLSLEQGEKIDNNYFSNQLNPEHEQNFGIAADMPWPLQQSESFHYDNFQANQLYAKNDILSTSSRSAEVFHNYQIFRLNGKQNLWDGVCLRYSERDFRGQDYGDSDSNWPISYADIENHYTAVERLIGVCGTKEGLDCLPDGEFIPAKPLRPADTIVMEAVKKVRGVNIKAIPNRKAVETRPEVAHHCQSCGGCYYGCSSGSIYKFSNHLLPQIVSRSNYQIVYNCKVIRLQRKQDSNQIHTLEYIDTKTHKRFQVEAKIFILAAGALETPRILFNSTDDFYPQGYANSSKTLGCYLQDNIKTNVGTSLLKLVGSREKYDVGFGDNILIPRFLFNNQDFRGGYMAQYHNAYPKRPYYLDGFDNFPGWSKKWLAKLLFKSYAVLLFQGKPDVKKSNRVVPSQEQDIYGIPKIDVYYEMTENDRCMQQSMILYGKQILRKCSGTLIFTYTSQPGNSIHYAGTCRMAENSHEGVVDKNLRSFDHENLYICDGSVIPEISEKNYTLTIMALAHRLASYLSQKLA, from the coding sequence ATGAGCCTAGATAATAATTTTTTGGTAAGAAAATGGGACATTTGTATTGTCGGTACTGGTGCAGCAGGAGGAATATTAGCACATACGTTAGCTATTAATAATTTATCGGTACTTTCTTTAGAGCAAGGAGAGAAAATTGATAACAACTACTTCTCCAACCAATTAAATCCCGAACATGAGCAGAATTTTGGAATTGCTGCTGATATGCCTTGGCCTTTACAACAATCAGAATCATTTCACTATGACAATTTTCAAGCAAACCAGCTCTATGCCAAAAATGATATATTATCGACTTCATCCCGTTCCGCAGAAGTTTTTCATAACTATCAGATTTTTCGACTTAATGGGAAGCAGAATCTATGGGATGGTGTTTGTCTAAGATATTCAGAAAGAGATTTTCGCGGTCAAGATTACGGAGATTCTGATTCAAATTGGCCAATTAGCTATGCAGATATTGAAAATCACTACACAGCAGTTGAAAGATTAATAGGTGTTTGTGGTACTAAAGAGGGTCTTGATTGTTTGCCTGATGGAGAATTTATCCCAGCTAAACCACTCCGTCCTGCTGACACAATTGTGATGGAAGCAGTAAAGAAAGTTAGGGGAGTAAATATCAAAGCTATTCCCAATCGGAAAGCTGTCGAAACACGTCCAGAAGTCGCTCATCATTGTCAAAGTTGTGGTGGTTGTTATTATGGTTGCAGTTCTGGCAGTATTTATAAATTTTCTAATCATTTACTGCCCCAAATTGTTAGCCGAAGTAACTACCAGATTGTATATAACTGTAAAGTCATCCGGTTGCAGAGAAAACAAGATTCCAACCAAATTCATACTCTCGAATATATAGACACCAAAACACACAAGAGGTTTCAAGTTGAGGCTAAGATTTTTATCCTGGCGGCTGGCGCTCTTGAGACACCACGAATACTATTTAATTCCACAGACGATTTCTACCCACAAGGATATGCAAATAGTTCCAAAACTTTAGGATGTTACCTACAAGATAATATTAAAACCAACGTAGGCACTTCTTTACTAAAGTTAGTTGGTAGTCGAGAAAAATACGATGTTGGCTTTGGAGACAATATCTTAATACCTCGATTTTTGTTCAACAATCAAGATTTTCGTGGTGGGTATATGGCGCAATATCATAATGCCTATCCTAAACGTCCTTACTACCTAGATGGATTTGATAATTTTCCTGGATGGAGTAAAAAGTGGCTAGCAAAACTACTATTTAAAAGTTATGCTGTACTACTTTTTCAAGGCAAACCTGATGTTAAGAAATCAAACCGTGTTGTCCCTAGCCAAGAACAAGATATTTATGGAATTCCCAAAATTGATGTTTATTATGAAATGACAGAAAATGATCGCTGTATGCAGCAAAGCATGATTCTATACGGGAAGCAGATCCTACGCAAATGCTCAGGAACTTTAATTTTTACATACACATCACAGCCAGGAAACTCTATTCACTATGCTGGTACGTGTCGCATGGCAGAAAATAGTCATGAAGGTGTTGTAGATAAAAATTTAAGGTCGTTCGATCACGAAAATCTTTACATTTGCGATGGCAGTGTCATACCTGAAATATCTGAAAAGAACTATACATTGACAATTATGGCCTTAGCTCATCGTCTAGCATCATATTTATCTCAGAAGTTAGCTTAA
- a CDS encoding NAD-dependent epimerase/dehydratase family protein, protein MTRGYMNGCPKVIVFGAGGFLGEHIIQQLANNNFHVYAAVRTKHKYSRDTLNHQITYYEGDLEDCQYIQKCLEGMDAIIFAAECNWKPGLAISEYFRGNVQITKRFFTTLENHQDVRVVYTSSMSAIAGSKTPVIFTEDSDRSHVKKNSLSPDDWAKIECEQIALDYASKNHNIVILNPGLMLGPGAFSHSKITTSGLVLRFCQNNFPFYVNGGHSFCDVRDVAKAHVAALTRGHRGDRYIVAGHNLTMTEIYHLMVMITGLSSPRELPVNIAYSLSLLLDKLSSLAVKRLTSSYHPDFVKSSGLYYYGESKKSISELGYNITPIKTTLLETIQYFYNQGLISEDISFLEAMNNSNIQAIAYLREMARYHPFSHSLLPRISKIYRICESNYYLNNLLIDLLANSNFNYKKGKFHLNKSNYQQYQKTLNKLFEYIYFASDDFLTEVL, encoded by the coding sequence TTGACAAGAGGTTATATGAATGGATGTCCCAAGGTAATTGTTTTTGGTGCGGGAGGTTTTCTTGGTGAACATATTATTCAGCAATTGGCAAACAACAATTTTCATGTATATGCGGCTGTAAGAACTAAGCATAAATATTCCAGAGATACATTAAACCATCAAATAACCTACTATGAAGGTGATCTAGAAGACTGTCAGTATATCCAGAAATGCTTGGAAGGGATGGATGCAATCATCTTTGCAGCAGAATGTAACTGGAAACCTGGTTTAGCTATTTCAGAATATTTTCGAGGCAATGTTCAAATTACGAAGAGATTTTTTACAACCCTCGAAAATCATCAAGATGTGCGCGTAGTGTATACATCTTCTATGTCTGCTATTGCTGGTAGCAAGACCCCGGTAATATTTACTGAAGACTCCGATCGCAGCCATGTTAAAAAAAATTCTCTAAGTCCTGATGATTGGGCGAAAATAGAGTGTGAACAAATAGCACTTGACTACGCCAGCAAAAATCATAACATTGTGATACTCAATCCAGGTTTAATGTTGGGGCCGGGAGCTTTTAGCCATTCCAAGATTACTACATCAGGCTTGGTTTTGAGGTTTTGTCAGAATAATTTCCCATTTTACGTGAATGGAGGACATTCATTTTGCGATGTCCGGGATGTTGCAAAAGCTCATGTTGCAGCACTTACTCGTGGACATCGTGGCGATCGCTATATTGTAGCTGGACATAATCTCACCATGACAGAAATTTATCATCTCATGGTGATGATCACTGGCTTGAGCAGTCCTAGGGAATTACCTGTTAACATAGCATATTCACTGTCGTTGCTGCTTGATAAATTATCTTCATTGGCTGTCAAGAGATTGACATCTTCATATCATCCAGATTTTGTCAAATCTTCTGGCCTTTATTATTACGGTGAATCTAAAAAAAGCATCAGTGAGCTTGGCTATAATATCACTCCAATTAAAACAACTCTTTTAGAGACAATTCAATACTTTTATAACCAAGGGCTGATATCTGAAGATATATCTTTTTTAGAAGCCATGAATAATAGTAACATCCAAGCGATCGCTTATCTTCGAGAGATGGCAAGGTATCACCCATTCTCCCATTCTCTCCTACCAAGAATTTCTAAAATTTATAGAATTTGTGAATCTAACTATTATTTAAATAATCTTTTAATAGATTTATTAGCTAATAGCAACTTTAACTACAAAAAGGGTAAATTTCATTTAAATAAATCTAACTATCAACAATACCAGAAAACTCTTAACAAGCTTTTTGAATATATCTATTTTGCGTCCGATGATTTTCTGACAGAAGTATTGTGA
- a CDS encoding DevA family ABC transporter ATP-binding protein, which translates to MKYGCQINKKNCIVKIQNLNHYFGNKALKSQILFDINFSIYPQEIVIMTGPSGSGKTTLLTLIGGLRSVQEGSLQFLGQELKGVSNEDLVQIRRHIGYIFQAHNLLDFLTAKQNVQMSLELHKHISVIEAQKQSEAMLTAVNLGNRVDYYPSDLSGGQKQRVAIARALVSHPKLVLADEPTAALDSKTGRDVVNLMQKLAYEQHCSILMVTHDNRILDIADRIIHMEDGRLMQQVH; encoded by the coding sequence ATGAAATATGGTTGCCAAATCAACAAAAAAAACTGCATAGTTAAGATACAAAATCTTAACCATTACTTTGGTAATAAAGCCTTAAAAAGCCAAATTTTGTTTGATATTAATTTCTCAATTTACCCACAAGAAATTGTAATCATGACCGGGCCATCTGGGTCAGGTAAAACAACCTTACTGACTTTAATAGGTGGTTTACGTTCTGTACAAGAGGGAAGCCTGCAATTTTTAGGACAGGAACTTAAGGGCGTTAGTAATGAAGATTTAGTACAAATACGTCGCCATATTGGATATATTTTTCAGGCTCACAATTTACTAGATTTTTTAACAGCTAAACAAAATGTGCAAATGTCACTGGAATTACACAAACATATTTCCGTAATAGAAGCCCAGAAGCAATCAGAAGCTATGCTAACGGCTGTAAATTTAGGCAACAGAGTTGATTATTATCCATCTGATCTCTCAGGTGGTCAAAAACAACGGGTGGCGATCGCGCGTGCTTTAGTGAGCCATCCCAAGCTAGTTTTAGCTGATGAACCCACGGCTGCTTTAGATAGTAAAACAGGACGAGATGTTGTTAATTTGATGCAGAAATTAGCTTATGAACAACATTGTTCTATTTTAATGGTGACTCATGATAACCGAATTTTAGATATTGCCGATCGCATAATTCATATGGAAGATGGACGACTGATGCAACAGGTTCATTGA
- the devC gene encoding ABC transporter permease DevC: MILNIPLAWLQLARQRVRFLVALAGITLVAVLMFIQIGFQDALYASATQVHYNLQADLIVISSQYQALTSNQSFPRWRLYQALGLDSVESVSPLYLQFAKLRNPINGRKFPIYVIGFDPIKSVFSLSEIQDNLKLLQLPNVVFFDRAARPEFGPIAQEFLQGNPVKVEILNYSSLVGYKVRIGGLFSLGPSFGVDGNLIVSSSTFLRIFQDRSAQNIDLGLINLKPGTNPQTVLATLSARLPKDVKVITRKEFIALEKDYWTLRTPIGFVFDLMVGMGFVVGVVVVYQILYSNISNHLAEYATLKAMGFKNNYLLGVVFQQALILASLGYIPGLLISISVYDIAKDATKLPIMMSLDKAVLIFSFTVLMCLLSGFLSTNKLRNVDPADIF; this comes from the coding sequence ATGATTCTCAATATCCCTCTGGCCTGGTTACAATTAGCTAGACAAAGAGTTCGCTTTCTTGTCGCTTTGGCGGGAATTACTCTTGTTGCTGTTCTGATGTTTATTCAAATTGGCTTTCAAGATGCTCTCTATGCCAGTGCTACGCAGGTACATTATAATCTTCAGGCAGATTTAATTGTAATCAGTTCTCAATATCAAGCTTTGACATCCAATCAAAGCTTTCCGCGTTGGCGTTTATATCAAGCATTAGGTTTGGATAGTGTAGAATCAGTTAGCCCCTTATATTTGCAATTTGCTAAGTTAAGAAATCCTATAAACGGGCGGAAGTTTCCTATATATGTTATTGGCTTTGACCCGATTAAATCAGTTTTCTCATTATCGGAAATTCAAGATAATTTAAAGTTACTACAACTGCCTAATGTAGTTTTTTTTGACCGTGCTGCCCGTCCAGAGTTTGGCCCCATTGCTCAAGAATTTTTGCAAGGGAATCCGGTTAAAGTAGAGATTTTAAATTATAGCAGTTTGGTTGGATATAAAGTTAGAATTGGCGGACTATTTAGCCTAGGCCCTTCCTTTGGAGTGGATGGTAATTTAATTGTTAGTTCTTCAACCTTCTTGCGGATATTTCAAGACCGTTCTGCACAAAATATAGATTTAGGATTAATTAATCTCAAGCCTGGTACTAATCCCCAAACTGTTTTGGCAACTTTATCAGCTAGATTGCCCAAAGATGTGAAAGTGATTACCCGAAAAGAATTTATAGCTTTAGAAAAAGACTATTGGACTTTGCGAACACCGATTGGATTTGTGTTTGATCTCATGGTAGGGATGGGATTTGTTGTGGGAGTAGTGGTTGTCTATCAAATCCTGTATAGCAATATTTCTAATCACTTGGCTGAGTATGCAACTCTCAAAGCTATGGGTTTCAAAAATAATTACTTATTGGGTGTAGTGTTTCAACAGGCTTTGATTTTAGCATCTCTAGGTTATATTCCCGGATTGTTGATATCTATCAGTGTGTATGATATAGCCAAAGATGCGACTAAATTACCAATCATGATGAGTTTAGATAAGGCAGTTTTAATCTTTAGCTTTACAGTTTTAATGTGTTTACTTTCTGGCTTCTTGTCTACTAATAAATTACGCAATGTAGATCCTGCCGATATTTTTTAA
- a CDS encoding ABC exporter membrane fusion protein encodes MVQKQKQSLTKPLGKWTVLLMLAMAIVPGAITLHTVSRSQSRLQLPEEPKPSPTITAIAALGRLEPQGEVIRLSAAGSLGSARVDRILVKKGDLVRQGQVVAILDSYNTRLAALEKAQKQVLVAQAALNQVQAGAKTGDIFAQQATIARLEAQLRGEVSAQQATIARLTAELRNANRENQRYQQLYKEGAISASDADAKRLRVDTVQQQLNEAKAALNRTVETLQKQLYEANARLNSIAEIRPTDVQAAQTDVETARASVKQAHADLDLSIVRAPMNGQVLKIHTRAGEVIGNAGIADLANTQQMYVVAEVYETDIKKVRPGQSAMITSNAFSGELRGTVIEIGLQVGQQNIFNNNPNVDRDNKVIDVRIRIDSPEDNRKVAALTDLQVDVIINI; translated from the coding sequence TCCACACTGTTTCACGCTCTCAGTCGCGATTGCAACTTCCAGAAGAACCAAAACCTTCTCCTACCATCACTGCTATTGCTGCTTTAGGACGTTTAGAACCTCAAGGAGAAGTTATTCGTCTGTCAGCCGCAGGTTCACTAGGAAGTGCGCGGGTTGATAGAATTTTGGTCAAAAAAGGAGACTTGGTACGTCAGGGACAAGTAGTTGCAATTCTTGATAGTTATAATACGCGTCTCGCCGCCTTAGAAAAAGCCCAAAAGCAAGTCCTAGTTGCTCAAGCTGCTCTCAACCAAGTACAAGCAGGTGCAAAAACCGGAGACATCTTTGCACAACAAGCAACAATTGCTCGCCTAGAAGCACAGTTGCGTGGAGAAGTGTCTGCACAACAAGCAACAATTGCTCGCTTAACAGCAGAGTTGCGTAATGCTAACAGAGAAAATCAACGTTATCAGCAGTTATATAAAGAAGGTGCAATATCAGCATCTGATGCTGATGCTAAACGTTTGCGGGTTGATACGGTGCAACAGCAACTCAATGAGGCTAAAGCTGCTTTGAATCGAACTGTAGAAACTCTGCAAAAGCAATTATACGAGGCCAACGCCAGACTTAACAGTATTGCAGAAATCCGTCCTACCGATGTGCAAGCTGCCCAAACTGATGTGGAGACTGCAAGAGCCTCAGTTAAACAGGCTCACGCAGATTTAGATTTAAGCATTGTTAGAGCGCCTATGAATGGCCAAGTCCTCAAAATTCATACTAGAGCGGGAGAAGTCATTGGCAATGCAGGCATAGCTGACTTAGCTAATACCCAACAAATGTATGTGGTAGCAGAAGTCTATGAGACTGATATTAAAAAAGTGCGCCCAGGTCAATCAGCCATGATTACTAGCAATGCTTTCTCAGGGGAATTGCGCGGAACAGTCATAGAAATTGGTTTGCAAGTTGGGCAACAAAATATTTTCAATAATAATCCTAATGTAGATAGGGATAACAAAGTTATTGATGTCAGAATTCGGATTGATAGCCCGGAAGATAATAGGAAAGTTGCTGCGCTGACTGACTTACAAGTTGACGTAATCATTAATATATAA